One window of Pyrus communis chromosome 12, drPyrComm1.1, whole genome shotgun sequence genomic DNA carries:
- the LOC137711071 gene encoding uncharacterized protein: MAAAPSPSPALSNSSSGATRPTTTAAADAPTVAPLHPVHRTGTPPKTLRGLNKPKCKQCGNVARSRCPYESCKSCCSKAQNPCHIHVLKTNATFPDKAPTSNSPLFDHQSTEASPSGNSHRVASFRQLSNNFAQFNNLHIPLRSKKPLTRKDAVAINEWRFSKLKEYKERNIEVENEAFDRYMQNVTLLEEVFSVKSIMEESIGDGSSISNHDTTTSATEDETEGMVSGLKLKLRSNPMRTNNFRKRIQQVVDEGLKKLQKREFDDGGKKSIGPNGLDKGPPKEESWWAERASALGDLIDKLNKARNEEDLKACWELKSQLFSEHKLTSRSESEEADITKKQTAKNDPDPRKEWNCLFPKVISTTEIDQETLKTVDAHFSTIEQIEGL, from the exons ATGGCAGCTGCTCCTTCGCCCTCGCCTGCACTAAGCAACTCCAGCTCCGGCGCCACTCGCCCAAccaccaccgccgccgccgACGCGCCTACAGTCGCACCCTTACACCCGGTGCACCGTACCGGCACGCCGCCCAAGACCCTTCGCGGCCTTAACAAGCCTAAGTGTAAGCAGTGCGGCAATGTCGCGCGCTCCAG GTGTCCTTACGAGTCATGCAAGAGTTGCTGCTCAAAAGCTCAAAATCCATGTCATATTCATG TTTTGAAAACAAATGCAACTTTTCCAGACAAGGCACCAACTTCAAACTCTCCTCTATTTGACCATCAGTCAACCGAGGCATCACCATCAGG GAATTCCCATAGAGTTGCATCATTCCGGCAACTTTCGAACAATTTTGCTCAATTCAATAATCTGCATATTCCGCTTCGTTCAAAGAAGCCTTTGACCAGAAAG gATGCTGTGGCTATTAATGAATGGAGATTTTCCAAGTTAAAGGAATACAAGGAAAGAAACATTGAAGTGGAAAATGAAGCTTTCGATCGATACATGCAGAACGTCACCCTATTAGAGGAAGTGTTTTCTGTGAAATCTATTATGGAGGAGTCAATTGGGGATGGATCATCCATATCAAACCATGATACTACTACTAGTGCTACGGAAGATGAAACTGAAGGTATGGTGTCAGGACTGAAGTTGAAGTTGAGATCAAATCCAATGAGAACCAATAACTTCCGAAAGAGGATACAGCAAGTTGTTGATGAGGGACTAAAGAAGCTTCAGAAACGCGAGTTTGATGACGGGGGCAAGAAATCAATTGGACCAAATGGATTGGATAAAGGGCCACCAAAAGAAGAATCATGGTGGGCTGAAAGGGCTTCTGCTTTAGGCGATCTCATTGATAAGCTGAACAAAGCCCGAAACGAGGAGGATCTGAAGGCGTGCTGGGAGTTGAAATCTCAGCTCTTCAGTGAACACAAATTGACTAGTAGATCAGAATCCGAAGAGGCTGACATAACTAAGAAACAGACTGCGAAGAATGATCCAGACCCCCGAAAGGAGTGGAATTGTTTGTTTCCTAAAGTGATTAGCACTACCGAAATTGATCAAGAAACTCTGAAAACCGTGGATGCTCACTTCTCTACCATTGAGCAGATAGAAGGTTTATGA